In the Salvia splendens isolate huo1 chromosome 16, SspV2, whole genome shotgun sequence genome, CTTGCAGGAGTAAAGAAAATTTCCAGGTTTAACATCTCTGTGAACAATTCCCTGTAAGCACAAGAACGGccaaaatttattttcatttttgtccttCCAAGAAGAATCCAATTGCACATAATGATACATGCATCTTCGCATATTTGCTGACCTGCCTATGTAGACCAGCAAGGGCTTTGAACAGACAATAGCCATACCACTGTAGGTCGGCAAcattcatttctctttttaagaTCTGCAGGTTGAGATAATGTTACAAGAGAACAAGGTCTATTACAAAAGAAGGATTAAAGTGGTGACGAATACCTCAGGTCTATCATGCCGAACATGTTGTAAAACAAGACAATCAGCACTCGTACTCTTAAATGAACCTTCATACTTTATCACAAAGTTTTTCCCCCTGTCATTAGGTATAATACACAAATCACTGCCACTGCCAAAATAAATTTCTGAAGACCCTGGATATgctaataattaaatatattacaaATAACGTGTACCCCAATCTCTCTAGCATTTTTATCTCGTTATTCACATAATGTTTATTGGCGTTGACATGAGGGCCTGGAAAACCATAGTAAACAAAAGTTAGTAGCCAAACATGTATCCAGCTGTGAAAGTTTTAAGAGCACTCATTAAAAGCAAAGCTCCTTTAATACATATTTCAACACCACAAGAGCAATACACTAATAATAACTTCTTACCTCTAAGTATTTTTCTACTTCATCTTACTATACTAGAGTAGAGTCGCAATTCATGACAACAAGAAAGGCAAAGCTTTGCTGGGAAAGAATCACCAACAAGTGTTTAAGCTTTTGCACTATCTAGCAGTCACGCAAAATTTTACCATTTTCTAGAATATTTAGTTTTGCATGACTACACTTGAAAAAATTCTTTAATAGCCAAATAAGAGCAGAAAGTAGGCTCAGCAACATTAGAAACTACACACAATAAGACGCAAGACGTatgattttaaaagaaaaagtaaatgactagatatagaaaataatagaGAAGGCTACAACGAAATGGCAAGTTCCTACATTTGATGGCAAATATTACTCCATCAGCTTTCCTCCTTGCCCGGTAAACTCTACCATAACCTCCTGCGAAAATTAAGAGAAAGATTGCGATCTATAACACATGAAAAatgtgggtgggtgggtgggtgaGGTGATAGTCAAATGATACCTGAACCCTCTTCTTGTTCCACAATAAATGACTCAAATTCCGGAAAAGATACTTTCTCAGAATCCTGCAAAGCATGTATATATCTTAATTCTTCTGAAGCATACATATAAGGGAGCAAATATACATCCATGGTGGTCAGACCATAAAGCTTACATTGGATATGGAGGAAAGCTTTTCCCTATTCTCAACTGATGCATCCCTCTTTTCTTTAGCATTTAGAATCTGGTCAGAGTCTATCTTTTTCGTTTGCTGTGTAGAAACTGTGTTTTTATCTCTTTTACATTGCTCTTGACCTTTTTCAATAAGGCGCTTGTGATTCTCTGTGGTTGGGCAGATAGTTTTTCTCCTATTAGGATTGAGAGCAGAGGAATGCTTGTTGGAACGATTCGGAGTGTCTCTCTGGCTATGTAGATGACCTGCCGTTCCTGGTCTGCTGGAAATGTGATCCTTGTTATTGGATTTAGGCACTGCCTTTTCAGGGTTATGGGTTTTATCTAATGGCTGATGCTCCATATGTCCTTTGCAACTACCAGAATCATGTACAAAGacttccttttttttctcaGCACCACTTTCAGTCAACGAATCACAACCTTGATTAACAGCATCGGTTCTTTTTTGTGTTACTGTCATCTGCTCATCTATTTCTAACTTGGATGATGCAGGATCTACTATACCAGTTCCACCACCTTCTTCAAAATTACTACTCAATGGATGTGATAGCTTGTCAGGAGAAgggatgaaatttgataattctTGTGCCATTATTTGGTGTCTATGTGGAACACTACCTAGATCTAGAAAATAAGGCTTAGAACTCGTTCTATGTAAACAGCTAAGCATCAGCATGTTCGGAATTTCAGCTGCTTTAAATTCAAAGTCTCTATGTGCTACAGGTATAAACATGTCTCTTTTAAGTTTCCAGAAGTCAGAAGCTGAGAGTGATGGGAGGCTTGATAATGTCTCAGTACCCTGAGAAGTGATGCAGCAAAATGTCATTGAATATCAATGAAAGGTTCCAGCAGGCAAATACCAATGATAGATCAAGCCAACTATGAGATGCAAGCTGTATGTGCTGAATTTCAAGTGAAGCACATAAAATTTGAGAGGACGATGAAAAAGAAGCTTCAAATGGAACTTTTAAGTAATGGGCAATCCATAAAACAGCCTTGagcaataaattatttacaaACCCCAAAGTTcccttaaaaaacaaataattccaTTGCTATCCTCAAATATGATTGACTACTGAAATTAtgaatcatttgattcattcTATCTATAACCTATTACCACGTTGCACATGTAACCTTTACCCAACTTAAGCATTAGCAAAAGTGCCGGACCAAATAAACAAATTCCTAATAATTCAGAATTATCGGCTCAAACTTACTTGAGTGATGACATTCTGAAATTTGTGGGGAATTGTAATTGCCATCTGGTTTGAGCTCTTTTTATCTGTTATATACAGTAGATCATACGCCCTTTTAGATGAAAAcaaagtgaaacacaaaatatataaaaaaaatggctCATTTCAACCACAAAGAACGCTGAAAAATTAAAAGAGAGAGATAATGTGTACGGTGTACCATCTAAATCCAGGTAAAACCTCTCTTTTTTCATAGTCACAAATTCCTCATTCTCCCCTACCGCCCTCTTCCTTTTTCTACAATATGTCCTCATTAGGGCATTTGACCTAACATTTGCTAACAAACGAGGCACAAATTGTGGCAAATCCAAGTATCTCGAAATCAGATCTGAATTGGACAAGAAATCGACGAGAGCGGCAACTCCGATTTGCGAGAAAGTGACTAGGTCATCACCCGCTAGAGTGAGAGGAGAGTTGGGAATTGAGCAAAGGAAGCGTATGAAATCTGGAGTAGAACGGAAAGCCAGCTCGGATGGATGGGCGGGGCGGCCCCGGGCGAGCAAAAGGCCGAGAGACTGCcacgcggcggcggcggcggcgtcaGTGCTGAGCGGGTGGGCCTCCATCAGTTGCCAGATCGAGGAAGGTTCACATGAAATGAAAGGCAGCGAGCAAAAACGGTTTCGAGGGAATCGGCACAAGGGTTTGGGATGAGTGGGCGGGAAATTGAGCGTTTTGCGCCAACTTATAGAGAAATTAAAATGAGGCTTTCCCGCCATCCTTTTGAATGAACTCTCTCTAATTACTTAAGATCATACTAATAAGTATCTAAAAAAGTAATGGGATATTGGTTCCCAAaattagagatgcccaccggttccggttccggcggttaaccggcgaacCGGAATCGTGGCGATTTCCTCGAatcggaaccgtcgcaattcgggtcgcggtccggttcaggttcaagatttttcgaaccggaatcgtcaccgaaccgccggtttggggcggttcggaaccgccggttaaccggagGAACAGCCAGTTTGGGCGCGGAAACCAAGGCATCAGGGAGGACAGCTTTTCGAGCGTGAAAACCGACCGGTTCCGGTGGTTTTTggaccggaaaccggcggttaaccgtgaaatccggcggttaaccggcggttcaacggttttccgccaaaaaaccgccggtttttccgaaaattcaattttttttttcagatttcaaattcgaattcttccattttcccccccatttttatctataaatactccaatCTATcttcatttacattcacccactcgtgtgttaataagagtttcactcttcaatctctcaattctctctctttgtctccaatttatcatttgtgctattgtgcttccatttaattactcaagtgctactcttattacgcattgttatatacttatacttgttcccgtagttctataagttgtctttctttctcattgcttaaacaaaaaaatatatattgttccatatttctacatttctattatataatgttgtatacttgtatatgtattgtaaattgtaatgtatcgttgtccgttacaactcaaattcaataaaattgatatcattttcatcttattcgtcttatttcaatttaaattatccattgtcttgttccaatttattgtataagtccaaatttcaaatttatattacattattgtatgttgtatacttgtatatgtattgtaaattgtaatgcatcgttgtccgttacaactcaaattcaataaaattgatatcattttcatcttattcgtcttatttcaacttaaattatccattgtcttgttccaatttattgtataagttcaaatttcaaatttatattacattattgtatgttgtatacttgtatatgtattgtaaattgcaatgtatcgttgtccgttacaactcaaattcaataaaattgatatcattttcatcttattcatcttatttcaatttaaattatccattgtcttgttccaatttattgtat is a window encoding:
- the LOC121769931 gene encoding uncharacterized protein LOC121769931 is translated as MEAHPLSTDAAAAAAWQSLGLLLARGRPAHPSELAFRSTPDFIRFLCSIPNSPLTLAGDDLVTFSQIGVAALVDFLSNSDLISRYLDLPQFVPRLLANVRSNALMRTYCRKRKRAVGENEEFVTMKKERFYLDLDDKKSSNQMAITIPHKFQNVITQGTETLSSLPSLSASDFWKLKRDMFIPVAHRDFEFKAAEIPNMLMLSCLHRTSSKPYFLDLGSVPHRHQIMAQELSNFIPSPDKLSHPLSSNFEEGGGTGIVDPASSKLEIDEQMTVTQKRTDAVNQGCDSLTESGAEKKKEVFVHDSGSCKGHMEHQPLDKTHNPEKAVPKSNNKDHISSRPGTAGHLHSQRDTPNRSNKHSSALNPNRRKTICPTTENHKRLIEKGQEQCKRDKNTVSTQQTKKIDSDQILNAKEKRDASVENREKLSSISNDSEKVSFPEFESFIVEQEEGSGGYGRVYRARRKADGVIFAIKCPHVNANKHYVNNEIKMLERLGGKNFVIKYEGSFKSTSADCLVLQHVRHDRPEILKREMNVADLQWYGYCLFKALAGLHRQGIVHRDVKPGNFLYSCKDNKGYLIDFNLALDMRKKYGTVDNSKFGQNLDDPASIGLTNSLSPVIDTARINTVNKNVGKLRRFLLPPGNLKRKVDKAKVITEASSRNLIKSQGADGSGITSAKDATSTRTVSAERLREPLPCHFNIRKELLSLAQEAVQVGNHGSADAPKSKRKRVAAPAGDVGRKLLYVTPMPLHASGNAICGAGLLKTKGDGKPTREGPCAGTKGFKAPEVLFRSLHQGPKSDIWSAGVTLLYLLIGRTPFTGDAEQNIKDIATLRGSEALWEVAKLHNHESLFPTDLLDVKYTTPMCLQDWCAQNARRRDFFDAIPSSLFDLVDKCLMVNPRQRITADEALAHDFFAPCHQAIRKLRQRRQVPAEALVNQ